One window from the genome of Alkalihalobacillus sp. LMS6 encodes:
- a CDS encoding PTS sugar transporter subunit IIA: MRLDESTILLDINATDKESVLKQMSDNLVREGLVKTSFVDAIIARENEYPTGLPTAGVAVAIPHTDVEHVNEKTISIGRLKEAVPFGMMGGDPSEQVQVKVVFMLAMKEAHAQLTLLQQLMQLFQNESKLMQIVNASSKEEVKLLIDDSLELTV, translated from the coding sequence ATGCGTCTTGATGAATCAACTATATTACTTGATATCAACGCCACAGATAAAGAAAGCGTTTTGAAGCAAATGTCAGACAATCTTGTTCGTGAAGGGCTTGTTAAAACAAGTTTTGTCGATGCCATTATCGCGAGAGAAAACGAATATCCGACTGGTTTACCTACTGCTGGAGTGGCGGTAGCAATCCCGCATACGGATGTGGAACACGTAAACGAGAAGACGATCAGCATTGGTCGTCTGAAAGAGGCTGTCCCTTTTGGCATGATGGGAGGCGACCCTTCTGAGCAAGTGCAAGTAAAAGTTGTGTTTATGCTCGCAATGAAGGAAGCGCATGCACAGCTGACATTATTACAGCAATTGATGCAACTCTTTCAAAACGAAAGCAAGTTAATGCAAATTGTAAACGCATCATCTAAAGAAGAAGTAAAACTATTAATCGATGACAGTCTCGAATTGACTGTATAA
- a CDS encoding zinc-binding dehydrogenase: MKALVKTDHGFGNLEIQDKPEPIPAAEQVKIKVRYAGICGTDLHTYEGHYKVGVPVTLGHEFSGDVVEVGEAVTSVAVGDRVTSETTYSVCGECEYCQTKDYNLCSQRKGLGTQQDGGFTNYLIAREASVHKLPDGVDYKAASMTEPLACTYHAVEKTEVSQGDIVVVLGPGAIGLLTAQVAKSKGAKVIITGLNSDKIRLEKAKELGIDYVVNIQEENLKDVVDGLTNGYGADIVYECSGAVPAAKQGLDLLRKKGQYCQVGIYATPEIPFDLEKIVQKEIRVVGTRSQKHADWQPSLELLNRGDVNAKALVTHEYDITQWEEAYQAIKSGEAIKVLLTPVNEG, translated from the coding sequence ATGAAGGCACTGGTTAAAACAGACCATGGATTTGGAAACTTAGAGATACAAGACAAACCAGAACCTATACCAGCAGCAGAGCAAGTCAAGATTAAAGTTCGATATGCAGGTATTTGCGGTACCGATCTTCATACGTATGAAGGCCATTATAAAGTCGGCGTACCTGTAACACTCGGACATGAATTCTCCGGGGATGTTGTTGAAGTAGGTGAAGCAGTAACTTCTGTAGCTGTAGGGGATCGGGTAACATCAGAAACAACGTATTCAGTGTGTGGGGAGTGCGAATATTGTCAAACGAAGGACTATAATCTTTGTAGTCAGCGCAAGGGGCTTGGCACGCAACAAGACGGTGGTTTCACAAACTATTTAATCGCAAGAGAAGCAAGTGTGCACAAATTGCCTGACGGAGTCGATTACAAAGCCGCTTCCATGACAGAGCCACTCGCTTGTACGTATCATGCTGTAGAAAAAACAGAAGTCAGCCAAGGAGATATCGTTGTGGTGCTTGGACCAGGAGCGATTGGACTTTTAACCGCTCAAGTCGCAAAAAGTAAAGGTGCCAAAGTGATCATTACTGGTTTAAATAGCGATAAAATTCGTCTTGAAAAAGCGAAAGAGCTTGGGATTGACTACGTTGTGAATATTCAAGAAGAGAACTTAAAAGATGTTGTTGATGGCTTAACAAACGGATATGGTGCGGATATTGTGTATGAATGTTCAGGAGCCGTACCAGCTGCCAAACAAGGGCTAGACCTTCTTCGGAAAAAAGGACAATATTGCCAAGTTGGTATTTATGCTACACCAGAAATACCGTTTGACTTAGAGAAGATTGTTCAAAAAGAAATACGTGTGGTTGGAACAAGAAGCCAAAAGCATGCCGATTGGCAGCCATCTCTTGAACTATTAAATCGTGGGGACGTCAATGCAAAAGCCCTTGTTACCCATGAGTATGACATTACACAGTGGGAAGAAGCCTATCAAGCAATAAAAAGCGGTGAAGCGATTAAAGTGTTGCTCACTCCTGTAAACGAAGGATAA
- a CDS encoding PTS sugar transporter subunit IIB, which yields MAKKKVLVACGAGIATSTVVNNAIEEMAKEHKIAVDLVQIKISEVGAHRDTADLLVTTAMTQTEYPFPVINARSFLTGIGTDKTKQEILDALKA from the coding sequence ATGGCAAAGAAAAAAGTATTAGTCGCATGTGGAGCAGGAATCGCAACATCAACGGTGGTAAACAACGCAATCGAAGAAATGGCAAAAGAACACAAAATTGCTGTAGATTTGGTTCAAATTAAAATTTCTGAAGTAGGTGCACACCGCGATACAGCAGACTTACTCGTTACAACAGCGATGACACAAACTGAATATCCTTTCCCAGTTATTAATGCACGTTCATTTTTAACAGGAATTGGTACAGACAAAACAAAACAAGAGATTTTGGACGCATTGAAAGCATAA
- a CDS encoding galactitol-specific PTS transporter subunit IIC: protein MDGFVDFIQGFLDLGATVILPVAIFILGLVFGQKPGKAFRSGLTIGIAFVGIFLVVDLLVNNLGPAAQGMVDRLGVELNVIDVGWPASSSIAWASVVAAFIIPLGLAVNVIMLLTKTTKTMNVDIWNFWHYTFTAAMVYVVSGNIFISLLAAIIFQVVCLKVADWTAPMISKFYDLPGVSIATGSTISYAPGIFLVKGLQKIPKVKDWNADPESIERRFGILGESMFIGLVLGATIGALAGYSVGEIVEIGIAMAAVMVLMPRMVKILMEGLLPVSESAREWLNKRFGDREIYIGLDAAVALGHPAVISTALILVPITVAMAVLLPGNALLPFGDLATIPFIVAFIVGAARGNIVHSVIVGTVMIGISLYVATDMAPIFTTMAQEASFNMPADSAMISSIDQGGNIVNWVIVRFFGLFY from the coding sequence ATGGATGGATTTGTTGATTTCATTCAAGGATTCTTAGATTTAGGTGCGACGGTTATTTTGCCGGTAGCGATCTTTATTCTAGGATTAGTATTTGGACAAAAACCAGGAAAAGCCTTTCGCTCCGGTTTAACAATTGGAATTGCGTTCGTTGGGATCTTCCTAGTAGTAGACTTACTTGTTAACAATTTAGGGCCAGCTGCTCAAGGCATGGTGGACCGATTAGGCGTTGAACTAAACGTAATTGATGTTGGTTGGCCCGCATCGTCTTCAATCGCATGGGCTTCCGTTGTGGCAGCATTTATTATTCCGTTAGGTCTTGCTGTAAACGTCATTATGTTATTAACAAAGACAACAAAAACAATGAACGTCGATATTTGGAACTTCTGGCATTACACGTTCACAGCAGCAATGGTTTATGTCGTTTCTGGAAACATTTTTATTTCATTACTTGCTGCAATCATTTTCCAAGTTGTCTGTTTGAAAGTTGCAGATTGGACAGCTCCAATGATTAGTAAATTTTACGATCTACCAGGTGTTTCAATTGCAACAGGTAGTACAATCTCGTATGCACCAGGAATCTTCTTAGTTAAAGGGTTGCAAAAAATTCCTAAAGTGAAAGACTGGAATGCAGATCCAGAATCCATTGAAAGACGCTTTGGCATCTTAGGCGAATCCATGTTTATTGGTTTAGTGCTTGGTGCCACGATCGGTGCCTTAGCCGGTTATAGCGTTGGTGAAATTGTTGAAATTGGTATCGCGATGGCTGCAGTTATGGTCTTAATGCCACGTATGGTAAAAATCTTAATGGAAGGTTTGTTACCTGTATCTGAGTCTGCCCGTGAATGGTTAAACAAGCGCTTTGGTGATCGTGAAATCTATATCGGTCTAGATGCGGCAGTTGCTTTAGGACACCCAGCCGTTATTTCAACAGCTTTGATCCTTGTACCAATTACAGTTGCAATGGCGGTACTATTACCAGGAAACGCGCTCCTACCATTTGGCGATTTAGCAACCATTCCATTTATCGTTGCATTTATCGTAGGTGCTGCTCGCGGGAACATCGTGCATTCTGTTATTGTCGGGACCGTTATGATTGGGATTTCCTTATATGTTGCAACAGACATGGCGCCAATCTTCACGACGATGGCACAAGAGGCAAGCTTTAACATGCCTGCTGATTCAGCAATGATTTCAAGTATCGACCAAGGTGGAAACATCGTGAACTGGGTTATTGTTCGATTCTTCGGTCTATTTTACTAA
- a CDS encoding BglG family transcription antiterminator produces the protein MALNDRSQKILNEIISNRQITSGVIEKKYELSRRQLGYTIQKINEWLGSEDLPEIERTRQGHFIVDQSVFSKLSRQPADASVVTQEQGFLTEEQRSHYLLFMLLANKEELSLFHFQSELGYSKNTILNDLKRVQERLNEFNLDIYYSRRDGYLLQGKELNIRKLLIHLVDLAIHSNQETMWLEEVANIEKDEIEDLQKRIEKVEQRLGIRFTDEKMLAMPYIFLLVLKRIASGSVLEPFPIEYEELSDTKEYQATEYIFQNMNNVPKQERLFITLHLLAANVHWSDLLTEDDSIPDLIPALSNMLRSFEKSACIYLQERELLLKKLVQHTKPAYYRIRYQLTEMETVQNPFSKEYRELHHLVKRSLGPLEELFGKEIPETEAIYLTMLIGSWMTRQGESIDKKIKAIVVCPQGVSVSRLMLKELKELFPEFIFLDSLSVRQFNSYELSYDLIFSQTSLATEKLLYVTKAFLSREEKYRLKQQVMQDIHGYKPTTINIDHLMDMISGYATVENENDLRKALHGYFFPTESNTYTDEALQDSLSTFLTKGVMQQLDAVEDWDEALRQASKPLVDQGIVEPRYVDALVANKDRDPYIVIGPGLAIPHAAPEEGVIQTGMSLLQLKEPVHFTEEEQIHVIIVIAAKDKHQHIRALRQLIKLAGSTKDRRAFLQAPSIEKMANIIMAYSMDEE, from the coding sequence TTGGCATTGAATGATCGAAGCCAAAAAATTCTCAATGAGATCATCAGTAATCGACAAATTACGAGCGGCGTAATTGAAAAAAAATACGAGTTAAGCCGTCGCCAGCTTGGATACACCATTCAAAAAATTAACGAATGGCTGGGATCCGAAGATCTCCCTGAGATAGAACGAACGAGGCAAGGTCATTTCATTGTTGATCAGTCTGTTTTTTCAAAGTTATCACGTCAACCTGCGGACGCATCAGTCGTAACACAAGAACAAGGGTTTTTAACAGAGGAGCAGCGCAGTCATTATCTTTTATTTATGCTTCTAGCCAACAAAGAAGAATTATCGTTGTTTCACTTCCAATCGGAGTTAGGCTATAGCAAAAATACGATATTAAATGATTTAAAACGTGTGCAGGAGCGGTTAAACGAATTTAACCTTGATATTTATTACTCCCGTCGCGATGGCTATCTGCTCCAAGGAAAAGAGCTCAACATCCGTAAGCTTCTCATTCATCTTGTTGATTTAGCGATTCACTCAAATCAAGAAACGATGTGGTTAGAAGAGGTTGCGAACATTGAGAAAGACGAGATAGAAGATTTGCAGAAGCGAATTGAAAAAGTGGAGCAACGTTTAGGAATTCGTTTTACCGATGAAAAAATGTTGGCAATGCCTTATATCTTTCTCTTAGTTTTAAAAAGAATCGCAAGTGGTTCTGTACTTGAACCCTTCCCAATTGAATATGAAGAGTTGTCCGATACAAAAGAATATCAGGCAACCGAGTACATTTTTCAAAATATGAATAATGTACCAAAGCAAGAACGTCTTTTTATTACACTGCATTTACTTGCGGCTAATGTTCACTGGTCCGACTTACTAACAGAGGATGACTCGATTCCGGATTTAATTCCAGCTCTTTCAAATATGCTTCGGTCGTTTGAAAAGAGTGCTTGTATTTATTTACAGGAGCGGGAGTTGTTATTAAAGAAACTGGTACAACATACAAAGCCGGCGTATTATCGCATTCGTTATCAGTTAACAGAAATGGAAACGGTTCAAAATCCATTTAGCAAAGAATATCGAGAACTTCACCATCTTGTGAAGCGAAGTCTAGGGCCATTAGAAGAACTGTTTGGAAAAGAGATCCCGGAAACGGAAGCGATCTACTTAACGATGCTCATTGGTTCTTGGATGACTCGACAGGGTGAAAGTATAGACAAAAAAATAAAAGCGATTGTTGTATGTCCACAAGGTGTATCGGTTTCACGGTTAATGTTAAAAGAACTGAAGGAATTGTTTCCAGAATTTATCTTTCTTGATTCTCTATCTGTTCGACAGTTCAACTCCTATGAATTGTCCTACGATCTGATTTTCTCACAAACGTCTTTAGCAACAGAAAAGTTGCTTTATGTAACGAAAGCGTTTCTCAGTCGAGAAGAAAAGTATCGTTTGAAGCAGCAAGTCATGCAAGATATTCACGGGTATAAGCCAACAACGATTAATATTGATCACTTAATGGATATGATTAGTGGTTATGCAACGGTTGAAAATGAAAACGATTTAAGAAAAGCCTTACACGGTTATTTCTTTCCAACTGAAAGCAATACGTACACTGATGAAGCACTGCAAGACAGTCTTAGTACCTTTTTGACTAAAGGAGTCATGCAACAGCTAGACGCTGTGGAAGATTGGGATGAGGCATTAAGGCAAGCCTCAAAACCTTTAGTAGACCAAGGAATTGTCGAACCACGTTATGTTGATGCGCTTGTCGCGAATAAAGATCGAGATCCTTATATCGTTATAGGTCCTGGTCTAGCGATTCCGCATGCGGCGCCAGAAGAAGGCGTCATCCAAACGGGAATGAGTTTGTTGCAGCTAAAAGAGCCTGTTCACTTTACAGAAGAAGAACAGATTCACGTCATCATCGTGATTGCTGCTAAAGACAAACATCAACATATTCGAGCTTTAAGGCAGCTTATCAAGCTTGCTGGCTCAACTAAAGATCGTCGAGCATTTTTACAAGCGCCATCAATAGAGAAAATGGCAAACATCATTATGGCCTATTCGATGGATGAGGAGTAG